Proteins from one Juglans microcarpa x Juglans regia isolate MS1-56 chromosome 1S, Jm3101_v1.0, whole genome shotgun sequence genomic window:
- the LOC121247262 gene encoding uncharacterized protein LOC121247262, whose protein sequence is MDKSWMNLGDRLVSPAYAEGVKNFLTMAQNHCEESDRIRCPCRICCNNHFLPIFEVESHLFIKGINPNYTQWIFHGEEETLPIIDDDTDPGVGVEEKYIDDMDRMLDDIRAGTFGDAPEDNTTSSTQPSIPHPSPNSTFDQLLQDARRPLFDGCTKFSKLSFVVKLLHIKTLGGWSIKSFDMLISLLRSTFPDAKLPSSYEEARSLERGLDFKYHKIHACPNDCILFWKEYADLNECPICKASRWMPNTHGSRVIPQKVLRHFPLKPRLQRLFVTDKIACDMRWHKEQRVPDETSMRHPANSQSWKTFDQAHCWFARDARSVRLGLASDGFNPFNNLAKPYSIWPVILVPYNLPPWLCMKDQFFMTSLIIPGPKSPGNDIDVYLQPLIDELLELWEHGVPTYDASTKEMFMLHAALLWTINDFPAYGNLSGWSTKGKLACPSCNASTDSIWLKYGRKQCYMGHRRLLPAGHIWRTRKRLFNGKEDYRMPPNWVEGAGLLTQLQMLGDVQFGKSCGKRKRPAEQLNWTKKSIFFKLPYWSMLRLRHNLDVMHVEKNIFDNLLGTLMDIPGKTKDNINSRRDLENLGFRKELHLKSEGGRVTMPRALYTLHGDERNKFCEWLAGVKFSDEFASNVTHCVSVRDCKITGLKSHDHHVFLQRLLPIVVGGFLRSDIALALTELSSFFKELCARNLDVNRLS, encoded by the coding sequence atgGACAAAAGCTGGATGAATTTGGGTGATAGACTTGTATCACCTGCATATGCTGAAGGGGTTAAAAATTTCCTCACAATGGCACAAAACCATTGTGAGGAAAGTGATCGCATTCGGTGTCCCTGCCGTATATGCTGTAATAACCACTTCTTGCCTATATTTGAGGTGGAGTCTCACTTGTTCATAAAAGGGATCAATCCAAATTACACTcagtggatatttcatggggaggaggaaacaCTCCCCATCATTGACGACGACACCGATCCCGGGGTTGGAGTTGAAGAGAAGTACATTGATGACATGGACCGTATGTTAGATGACATCCGAGCAGGCACATTCGGAGATGCACCTGAAGACAACACTACATCGTCAACTCAGCCATCAATACCACATCCCTCCCCAAACTCAACTTTTGACCAACTATTACAGGATGCTCGACGTCCTCTTTTCGACGGCTGCACTAAATTCTCAAAGCTCTCATTCGTTGTGAAGTTGTTACATATTAAAACGCTTGGTGGGTGGTCAATCAAGTCTTTTGATATGCTCATAAGCCTTCTGCGGTCTACCTTTCCTGATGCTAAATTGCCTAGTTCATATGAGGAGGCAAGGTCATTGGAGCGAGGGTTGGATTTCAAGTACCACAAAATACACGCATGCCCAAACGACTGCATTTTATTCTGGAAGGAATATGCTGATCTTAACGAGTGCCCTATATGTAAGGCTTCGCGTTGGATGCCAAATACACATGGGTCACGAGTGATCCCACAAAAAGTGCTTCGGCATTTTCCTTTGAAGCCAAGATTGCAGCGTCTCTTTGTGACAGACAAGATTGCGTGtgatatgagatggcataaagAGCAGCGGGTACCCGATGAGACTAGTATGAGACATCCTGCTAACTCTCAGTCCTGGAAGACATTTGATCAAGCCCATTGTTGGTTTGCTAGGGATGCTCGCAGTGTTAGGCTCGGTCTGGCAAGCGACGGCTTCAATCCCTTCAACAACCTAGCAAAACCGTATAGCATTTGGCCAGTGATTCTTGTCCCGTATAACTTGCCGCcgtggttatgcatgaaagaccaGTTCTTCATGACATCACTCATTATCCCTGGTCCAAAATCACCAGGGAATGACATTGATGTGTATTTGCAGCCGTTAATTGATGAGTTGCTTGAACTCTGGGAACATGGGGTACCTACATATGATGCTTCTACAAAGGAAATGTTCATGTTGCATGCTGCCTTATTGTGGACAATTAATGATTTCCCTGCATATGGAAATCTTTCTGGGTGGTCAACAAAAGGGAAATTGGCATGTCCCTCTTGCAATGCAAGCACAGATTCTATTTGGTTGAAGTATGGTAGAAAACAGTGTTATATGGGACATCGACGTCTCTTACCGGCAGGTCACATTTGGAGGACGAGGAAAAGGTTGTTCAACGGTAAAGAAGATTATCGCATGCCACCAAATTGGGTTGAAGGAGCAGGTCTCTTAACTCAACTACAAATGCTTGGAGATGTCCAATTTGGAAAATCTTGTGGGAAGAGAAAACGCCCTGCAGAACAGTTGAACTGGACAAAGAAAAGCATATTCTTCAAACTACCTTATTGGTCAATGTTGCGGCTTCGACataatctagatgttatgcatGTTGAGAAGAACATTTTCGATAACTTATTGGGCACTTTAATGGACATTCCTggcaaaacaaaagataatataaattcTCGGCGTGACTTGGAGAACTTGGGCTTCAGAAAAGAATTGCATCTCAAGTCTGAAGGTGGACGTGTTACAATGCCACGTGCATTGTACACATTACATGGAGATGAAAGGAATAAATTCTGTGAGTGGCTCGCTGGGGTTAAATTTTCAGATGAGTTTGCCTCCAATGTCACACATTGCGTATCTGTACGTGATTGCAAAATCACTGGCCTCAAAAGCCATGACCATCATGTTTTCTTGCAACGATTGCTTCCTATTGTTGTTGGGGGGTTCTTAAGGAGTGATATTGCATTGGCATTGACTGAACTTAGCAgtttcttcaaagagttgtgcGCCCGAAACCTGGATGTGAATCGCTTATCCTAG
- the LOC121247071 gene encoding LOW QUALITY PROTEIN: exportin-2-like (The sequence of the model RefSeq protein was modified relative to this genomic sequence to represent the inferred CDS: inserted 1 base in 1 codon): protein MEWNPETLEFLSQCFLHTLSPAPEPRRHAEASLSAAADSPNYGLAVLRLVAEPSVDEQIRIAAAVNFKNHLRARWAPASADDPNSPVFFLITDAEKDQIKALIVQLMLSSTPKIQSQLSEALALIGKHDFPKLWPALLPELVANLQKAAQASNYSSINGILGTANSIFKKFRYQYKTNDLLLDLKYCLDNFAAPLLELFLKTGALVDAAANSGAPASTLKPLFESQKLCCRIFYSLNFQELPEFFEDHMKEWMTEFKKYLTTNYPVLESSGVDGLALVDELRAVVCENINLYMEKNEEEFEGYLNDFALAIWSLLGNVTQSSSRDQLAMVAIKFLTTVSLSVHHTLFAGEGVILQICQGIVIPNVRLREDDEELFEMNYIXFIRRDMEGSDLDTRRRIACELLKGIATNYKQQVTDIVSSQIQHLLTSFAANPAANWKDKDCAIYLVVSLTTKRAGGASVSTDLVDIQSFFASVVVPELKSQDANDFPMLKAGALKFFTIFRNQISKEVAFQFFPDLVRFLGSELNVVHSYAASCIEKLLLVKDERGRARYTGKDIAPFFGELMTNLFNAFKFPESEENQYVMKSIMRILGVADISREDVGTCVIGLTSILMEVCRNPKNPIFNHYLFESVAILVKRACEKDSSLISAFESRLFPCLQLILANDVTEFFPYAFQLLAQLVELNRPPIPPSYMQIFEILLSPDSWKRSSNVPALVRLLQAFLQKAPHELNQEGRLNKVLGIFNTLISSPSTAEQGFYVLNTIIESLEYGVIAPYICHIWASLLGQLQRRQTVKFVKSFLIILSLFAVKHGSSNLVDTMNAFQADIFSMIVKQFWIPNLKLITGAIELKLTAVASARLICDSPVLLDTANVELWGKMLDSVVTLLSRPEQDRVEEEPEMPDIADNVGYTATFVRLYNAGKKEEDPLGDVKDPREFLVASLARLSSLSPGRYPQIINQYMDPTIQAALLQLCSTYNCPIV, encoded by the exons ATGGAGTGGAACCCAGAAACCCTCGAGTTCCTTTCCCAATGTTTCCTCCACACTCTTTCTCCCGCCCCCGAGCCGCGCCGCCACGCCGAGGCCTCGCTCTCTGCGGCCGCTGATAGCCCCAACTATGGGCTTGCGGTCCTCCGCCTCGTCGCCGAACCCTCTGTTGATGAGCAGATCCGCATAGCCGCCGCCGTCAACTTCAAGAACCATCTTCGGGCTCGATGGGCACCTGCGTCAGCAGATGATCCCAATTCCCCCGTCTTTTTCCTCATTACCGACGCCGAGAAGGACCAGATTAAAGCGCTGATCGTCCAACTCATGCTTTCTTCCACTCCCAAAATCCAATCCCAGCTCAGCGAAGCCCTTGCCCTCATTGGAAAGCACGATTTCCCGAAGCTGTGGCCGGCATTACTCCCTGAGCTTGTCGCGAACCTCCAGAAGGCAGCGCAGGCGTCCAATTACTCCTCCATAAACGGTATTCTCGGTACCGCCAATTCTATCTTTAAGAAATTCCGTTACCAGTACAAAACCAATGATCTTTTGCTTGATTTGAAATACTGTTTGGATAATTTTGCCGCACCGTTATTGGAACTCTTTCTCAAAACCGGCGCTTTGGTTGATGCTGCTGCGAATTCTGGCGCACCTGCCTCGACCCTTAAGCCGCTTTTTGagtctcagaagttgtgttgcagaatattttattcattgaaTTTTCAGGAACTGCCTGAATTTTTTGAGGACCATATGAAGGAGTGGATGACTGAGTTCAAGAAATACCTCACTACAAATTACCCGGTACTTGAGAGTAGTGGGGTTGACGGCCTTGCTCTTGTCGATGAGCTTAGAGCCGTGGTATGTGAGAATATCAATCTCTATATGGAGAAGAATGAGGAGGAGTTTGAAGGGTACTTGAATGATTTTGCTCTCGCTATTTGGAGTTTATTGGGTAATGTGACTCAATCTTCTAGCCGTGATCAGCTAGCCATGGTTGCAATAAAGTTTTTGACCACAGTGAGCTTAAGTGTGCACCACACTCTGTTTGCAGGCGAGGGAGTGATACTGCAGATTTGTCAGGGAATTGTGATTCCAAATGTGAGGTTGAGGGAGGATGATGAGGAACTATTTGAAATGAATTACA GATTCATTAGGAGGGATATGGAGGGAAGTGATCTGGATACTCGGAGGAGAATTGCATGTGAGCTTCTTAAAGGGATTGCAACCAATTATAAGCAACAGGTTACTGATATAGTTTCTTCACAAATTCAGCATTTGTTAACCTCATTTGCTGCAAACCCAGCTGCAAACTGGAAGGACAAGGACTGTGCCATATACTTAGTTGTCTCCCTCACTACTAAGAGGGCTGGGGGTGCTTCTGTCTCGACTGATCTTGTTGACATTCAAAGTTTTTTTGCTTCAGTTGTTGTGCCTGAGTTGAAAAGTCAGGATGCAAATGATTTTCCAATGCTTAAGGCTGGTGCATTAAAATTCTTTACAATTTTCCGGAATCAGATATCAAAGGAAGTTGCTTTTCAGTTTTTTCCAGACTTGGTTCGGTTCCTTGGTTCAGAGTTGAATGTAGTTCATTCTTATGCCGCGAGCTGTATTGAAAAACTCTTGCTGGTCAAGGATGAGAGGGGAAGAGCTAGATATACTGGAAAAGACATTGCTCCATTTTTTGGAGAGTTGATGACAAACCTTTTTAATGCCTTTAAGTTTCCAGAGTCGGAGGAGAATCAATATGTGATGAAGTCCATCATGCGGATTCTTGGGGTAGCAGACATATCTCGGGAGGATGTTGGGACTTGCGTTATTGGGTTGACTTCTATCCTCATGGAGGTTTGCAGAAACCCAAAGAACCCAATCTTTAATCACTATCTGTTCGAGTCTGTGGCCATTCTTGTGAAGCGTGCCTGCGAGAAGGATTCATCTCTTATATCAGCTTTTGAATCCAGGCTCTTTCCTTGCCTCCAGCTGATATTGGCCAATGATGTTACTGAATTCTTCCCTTATGCATTTCAGCTGCTGGCTCAGCTTGTTGAGTTGAATAGGCCACCAATTCCTCCAAGCTACATGCAAATTTTTGAGATTCTCCTGTCACCTGATTCGTGGAAGAGATCTTCAAATGTCCCAGCACTTGTGCGGCTGCTTCAGGCCTTCCTTCAAAAGGCACCCCATGAGCTTAACCAAGAGGGAAGGCTTAACAAGGTTCTTGGGATATTCAACACCCTCATCTCATCCCCTAGTACAGCCGAACAGGGATTCTATGTGCTGAACACTATCATTGAGAGTCTTGAATATGGTGTCATTGCACCCTACATTTGTCATATTTGGGCTTCCCTTTTGGGGCAGCTCCAACGTAGGCAAACAGTAAAGTTTGTCAAGTCTTTCTTGATAATATTGTCACTCTTTGCAGTCAAACATGGTTCTTCAAACCTTGTAGATACTATGAATGCCTTTCAAGCAGACATATTTTCCATGATCGTGAAGCAGTTTTGGATACCTAATCTTAAGCTGATCACAGGTGCTATTGAGCTTAAGTTGACTGCAGTTGCTTCTGCCAGACTTATCTGTGATTCTCCAGTACTTTTGGACACCGCAAATGTTGAACTGTGGGGGAAAATGTTGGATAGCGTTGTAACGCTCCTTTCACGACCAGAGCAGGATAGGGTGGAGGAGGAACCAGAAATGCCAGATATTGCAGATAATGTGGGTTATACTGCCACCTTTGTCCGTCTCTACAATGCTgggaagaaagaagaggatCCTCTGGGAGATGTAAAGGACCCAAGGGAGTTTTTGGTAGCTTCATTAGCAAGGCTTTCTTCACTTTCTCCGGGGAGATACCCTCAAATCATCAATCAGTATATGGATCCCACAATTCAAGCAGCACTACTTCAGCTTTGCAGCACTTATAATTGCCCAATAGTTTGA
- the LOC121247261 gene encoding uncharacterized protein LOC121247261 — MELMRSINGPGRSLPSVRGTRPRTGMLYRCSARRPRGVRIGDASSDDETQPPSPPLETPCANPCLETEANREPSPREQPDPLQSNQIGIVDNDIRGEDVPPVPVSNQAHTRRGRGPAKCTEFEKLRKHGKVLLKINSGETAPCCENANMFTTRLSWIIKHHCNMSYPRWSDVPQEHKDELIDRVRRAENANLVDFYKETHWSKKKDKFVTPATEDIYKDMVGKLDNLEPDKRTDEAAAGVFREVLGHRPGYARGLGEMVIPESTRKHSLAREKEYIALIEKHKKEAEASKSEMASMKANMEVMMEKQNETDRMLRAILAANPSLIESVRETQ, encoded by the exons ATGGAGTTAATGAGAAGCATAAACGGCCCAGGTAGATCATTGCCCAGTGTACGAGGAACCCGTCCCAGGACTGGTATGTTGTATAGATGTAGTGCACGCAGGCCACGTGGAGTCCGCATTGGAGACGCTAGTTCAGATGATGAAACGCAACCTCCAAGCCCTCCATTGGAGACTCCTTGTGCGAACCCATGTCTGGAGACAGAGGCAAACAGAGAACCCTCCCCGAGGGAACAACCAGATCCTCTTCAAAGTAATCAGATCGGTATAGTTGACAATGATATACGAG GTGAGGATGTCCCGCCTGTGCCTGTATCCAACCAGGCACATACGAGACGTGGTCGCGGGCCGGCGAAGTGtactgaatttgaaaaattacgtAAGCATGGAAAAGTGTTGTTGAAGATAAATAGTGGAGAAACAGCACCATGTTGCGAGAATGCAAACATGTTTACAACACGTTTAAGCTGGATCATTAAACATCACTGCAACATGAGCTACCCAAGATGGAGTGATGTACCCCAAGAGCATAAGGATGAATTAATCGATCGTGTTCGG CGTGCTGAAAATGCAAATTTGGTGGACTTCTACAAGGAAACCCACTGGTCCAAGAAGAAAGATAAATTTGTGACACCTGCTACCGAAGACATTTAT AAGGATATGGTAGGAAAGCTGGATAATTTAGAACCAGACAAACGAACTGATGAAGCAGCAGCGGGTGTATTCAGAGAGGTACTTGGGCATCGACCGGGTTATGCAAGAGGACTGGGAGAGATGGTGATCCCCGAGTCTACAAGAAAACACTCCTTGGCACGAGAGAAAGAGTATatagctttgattgaaaaacataagaaagagGCTGAAGCTTCCAAGAGTGAGATGGCGTCAATGAAGGCAAACATGGAGGTTATGATGGAGAAACAAAATGAAACCGATCGTATGTTGAGGGCCATCTTAGCTGCGAACCCGTCCCTCATTGAGTCTGTTCGAGAGACTCAGTGa